A part of Brachybacterium faecium DSM 4810 genomic DNA contains:
- a CDS encoding deoxyuridine 5'-triphosphate nucleotidohydrolase (PFAM: dUTPase~TIGRFAM: deoxyuridine 5'-triphosphate nucleotidohydrolase (dut)) produces the protein MPVDHADIPPHGENPTPAPEESSLRIRRQGPVPLPQRAHPDDAGLDLASAEEVVIPPGGRALVDTGLAVALPAGTVGLVCPRSGLAARHGITVLNGPGIVDAGYRGPVKVALHNTDLSESFALHVGDRIAQLVVVPFLAPRLDEVEDLDETVRAGAGFGSSGGFGAGRASTAADETTEG, from the coding sequence ATGCCCGTCGACCACGCTGACATCCCGCCGCACGGCGAGAACCCGACCCCCGCCCCCGAGGAGAGCTCGCTGCGGATCCGCCGCCAGGGACCGGTGCCGCTGCCGCAGCGCGCCCATCCCGACGATGCCGGTCTGGACCTGGCCAGCGCCGAGGAGGTCGTGATCCCGCCCGGCGGGCGGGCCCTGGTGGACACCGGGCTCGCCGTCGCGCTGCCCGCCGGCACCGTGGGTCTGGTCTGTCCCCGCTCGGGGCTCGCCGCCCGCCACGGCATCACCGTGCTCAACGGCCCCGGTATCGTGGACGCCGGCTACCGAGGACCGGTCAAGGTCGCGCTGCACAACACCGACCTCTCCGAGTCCTTCGCCCTGCACGTCGGGGACCGCATCGCCCAGCTGGTGGTGGTGCCGTTCCTCGCCCCGCGGCTGGACGAGGTCGAGGACCTCGACGAGACCGTCCGCGCCGGGGCGGGCTTCGGCTCCAGCGGCGGGTTCGGTGCCGGGCGCGCCTCGACGGCCGCCGACGAGACCACGGAGGGATGA
- a CDS encoding aldose 1-epimerase-like enzyme (PFAM: Aldose 1-epimerase) → MTSTSSAAPTPSVPLPEGVTIAPVHGVQGLLVDTPAATAELLLDGAHLLSWIPAGQTDLLWLSPDSAFGAGEAARGGIPLIGPWFGPGRDLAMEVKHGWLRSIRWELADAAREGDDVLLTLRTPEDVKALHATAEFRIGGELSVDLTITAGPRPLELEAALHTYLAVGDVREIELRGLEGADYLDNTRGLAPEVLPDAPLRLTAATDRVVDSAAEVTVADESLGRRIVSTPRGTAKTVVWNPWDTLVTGMADVPDTAWPEFVCIEPAIAKDGFVALAPGESHRIGVTYRIES, encoded by the coding sequence ATGACGTCCACGAGCTCCGCCGCCCCCACCCCGTCCGTCCCTCTGCCCGAGGGGGTCACGATCGCGCCGGTCCATGGCGTTCAGGGGCTGCTCGTGGACACCCCGGCCGCCACGGCCGAGCTGCTCCTCGACGGCGCGCACCTGCTCAGCTGGATCCCGGCCGGGCAGACGGATCTGCTGTGGCTGAGCCCGGACTCGGCCTTCGGCGCGGGCGAGGCGGCGCGCGGCGGCATCCCGCTGATCGGCCCCTGGTTCGGTCCGGGCCGCGACCTCGCGATGGAGGTCAAGCACGGCTGGCTGCGCAGCATCCGCTGGGAGCTGGCCGACGCCGCGCGCGAGGGCGATGACGTGCTCCTCACCCTTCGCACCCCGGAGGACGTCAAGGCGCTGCATGCGACCGCCGAGTTCCGCATCGGCGGCGAGCTCTCCGTGGACCTCACCATCACCGCTGGCCCGCGGCCCCTCGAGCTCGAGGCGGCGCTGCACACCTATCTCGCGGTCGGCGACGTGCGCGAGATCGAGCTGCGCGGTCTCGAGGGCGCCGACTACCTCGACAACACCCGCGGCCTCGCCCCGGAGGTGCTCCCCGACGCGCCGCTTCGCCTGACCGCCGCGACCGACCGGGTCGTCGACTCCGCCGCCGAGGTGACGGTGGCCGATGAGAGCCTCGGGCGCCGGATCGTCTCCACCCCGCGCGGCACTGCGAAGACCGTGGTGTGGAACCCCTGGGACACGCTGGTCACCGGCATGGCGGACGTCCCCGACACGGCATGGCCCGAGTTCGTGTGCATCGAGCCCGCCATCGCCAAGGACGGCTTCGTGGCGCTCGCGCCCGGGGAGTCGCACCGCATCGGCGTCACCTACCGCATCGAGAGCTGA
- a CDS encoding acyl-CoA synthetase (NDP forming) (PFAM: Acetyltransferase (GNAT) family; CoA binding domain) produces the protein MADRRDGLRPLRRRARGGEETGPSYPAHWEADIALRDGSAAHLRPILPSDAEALQEFHQRQSEQSRYLRFFAPMPRLSSRDLDRFTHVDHVDRVAFIVLVGQEIVAVARYDRVEPRTAEIAFNVSDSRQGTGLASVLLEHLAAAARERGINRFTAEVLPQNTKMIKVFTETGFDVDRTLDDGVVMVSFRIDPTARSLAVMAEREHRAESRAMERLLDPRSVLLIGVSSRADSAGGRFLTALESSGYAGTVHLVARDALELRGHRPWQRIADVPGTVDLAVIALRPEACLDAIEECAAIGVHSVVIPTEGFTDSDEGRRLQRELVARARRDGMRLLGPGSLGFLRTGEDPISLSLAPRMPRPGPVALAGQSSALSAMLLAGTDARGIGLHEFVGVGNRADVSLNDTLQHWEDDDQIGVIGLALESMGNPRKFTRIARRLTRSTPLIVLRPPGSESHRPPGHDVRSSSLPRRALDQVLDSAGVVQTRGVDHLLDVVDAIGRQGLPLGRRVGLLSNTGALGASLRGAADEAGLHVVAENRSVPLSPDPRLIQRAFTSMAALGEVDLVIAGMLDPLTGDVVEVLRQMAIVARHSEVVMLVCLVTSTERFDQVQAAVRREPALPPVHATPFAATRAADGMLAAALRPEVDDEEPAQRDVDRAAARAVVERWREAGEERTEGAPAEDLPAEDTRALLAAYGIDLLVSHRFTDVDDALAQAARIGYPVALKSTDPVLRHRADLGGVRLDIPDEVQLRHAVEGMRRDLSYSSAPLEVQAMAPAGVPMVVRSVEDPSLGPVVSLSVAGDATDLLDDIAYAIPPFSETAAARLVDTPASAVKLRGTRGLPRADRAALADLVVRIGLLAEDLPELASLELYPVLVAQHGTTVVGARARLAPAPNRTDGTRRALSGPAAL, from the coding sequence ATGGCGGACAGACGCGACGGACTGCGACCCCTGCGCCGTCGCGCCCGGGGCGGCGAGGAGACCGGGCCCTCCTATCCCGCGCACTGGGAGGCCGACATCGCGCTGCGCGACGGCTCCGCCGCGCATCTGCGCCCGATCCTCCCCTCCGACGCCGAGGCGCTCCAGGAGTTCCATCAGCGGCAGTCGGAGCAGTCCCGCTACCTGCGGTTCTTCGCCCCCATGCCGCGGCTGTCCTCCCGCGATCTCGACCGCTTCACCCACGTGGACCATGTGGACCGCGTCGCGTTCATCGTCCTGGTGGGGCAGGAGATCGTCGCGGTGGCCCGCTACGACCGGGTCGAGCCGCGCACCGCCGAGATCGCGTTCAACGTCTCCGACTCGCGCCAGGGGACGGGCCTGGCCTCGGTGCTGCTCGAGCACCTCGCCGCCGCTGCCCGCGAACGCGGCATCAATCGCTTCACCGCCGAGGTGCTGCCGCAGAACACGAAGATGATCAAGGTGTTCACCGAGACCGGTTTCGACGTCGACCGCACCCTCGACGACGGCGTCGTCATGGTCTCCTTCCGCATCGACCCCACCGCCCGCTCGCTCGCCGTGATGGCAGAGCGCGAGCACCGCGCCGAATCCCGCGCGATGGAACGGCTGCTGGATCCGCGCTCGGTGCTGCTGATCGGCGTCTCCTCCCGTGCGGACTCGGCGGGAGGGCGCTTCCTCACCGCGCTCGAGAGCTCCGGCTACGCCGGGACGGTGCACCTCGTGGCCCGCGACGCGCTCGAGCTGCGCGGCCACCGCCCCTGGCAGCGGATCGCCGATGTGCCGGGCACCGTGGACCTCGCCGTGATCGCGCTGCGCCCCGAGGCGTGCCTCGACGCGATCGAGGAATGCGCGGCGATCGGGGTGCACAGCGTCGTGATCCCCACCGAGGGCTTCACCGACAGCGACGAGGGGCGCCGCCTGCAGCGGGAGCTGGTGGCCCGCGCCCGCCGCGACGGGATGCGCCTGCTGGGCCCCGGCTCGCTGGGCTTCCTGCGCACCGGAGAGGACCCGATCAGCCTTTCCCTCGCCCCCCGCATGCCGCGCCCCGGCCCGGTCGCGCTCGCCGGGCAGTCCAGCGCGCTCTCGGCGATGCTGCTGGCCGGCACCGATGCGCGCGGCATCGGACTGCACGAGTTCGTCGGGGTCGGCAACCGGGCCGACGTCTCCCTCAACGACACCCTCCAGCACTGGGAGGACGACGACCAGATCGGGGTCATCGGCCTCGCGCTGGAGTCCATGGGCAACCCGCGCAAGTTCACCCGGATCGCGCGCCGGCTCACCCGCAGCACACCCCTGATCGTGCTGCGGCCGCCCGGCAGCGAGTCCCATCGACCGCCCGGCCATGACGTGCGCTCCTCGTCCCTGCCGCGCCGTGCCCTGGACCAGGTGCTCGACTCGGCAGGGGTGGTGCAGACCAGGGGAGTGGACCACCTGCTGGACGTCGTCGACGCCATCGGCCGGCAGGGCCTGCCGCTCGGCCGGCGCGTGGGCCTCCTGTCGAACACCGGGGCGCTGGGTGCGTCCCTGCGCGGCGCCGCGGACGAGGCCGGTCTGCACGTGGTCGCCGAGAACCGCAGCGTCCCGCTCTCGCCGGACCCGCGGCTCATCCAGCGCGCCTTCACCTCGATGGCGGCGCTGGGCGAGGTGGATCTGGTGATCGCCGGGATGCTCGACCCGCTCACCGGCGACGTCGTCGAGGTGCTGCGGCAGATGGCGATCGTGGCCCGGCACTCCGAGGTGGTGATGCTGGTGTGCCTGGTCACCTCGACGGAGCGATTCGACCAGGTGCAGGCCGCCGTGCGCCGGGAACCCGCCCTGCCTCCCGTGCATGCGACCCCCTTCGCCGCGACCCGCGCGGCCGATGGCATGCTCGCCGCCGCGCTGCGCCCCGAGGTCGACGACGAGGAGCCCGCTCAGCGGGACGTGGACCGCGCCGCCGCCCGCGCCGTGGTGGAGCGGTGGCGAGAAGCCGGCGAGGAGCGCACCGAGGGCGCTCCCGCCGAGGACCTGCCCGCCGAGGACACCCGGGCGCTGCTGGCCGCGTACGGGATCGACCTGCTGGTCTCGCATCGCTTCACCGACGTCGACGACGCCCTCGCCCAGGCCGCCCGGATCGGGTACCCCGTGGCACTGAAGAGCACCGACCCCGTGCTGCGCCATCGCGCGGACCTCGGCGGGGTGCGGCTGGACATCCCCGACGAGGTGCAGCTGCGCCACGCCGTCGAGGGGATGCGCCGGGACCTGTCCTACTCGAGCGCGCCGCTCGAGGTGCAGGCCATGGCCCCGGCCGGGGTGCCGATGGTGGTGCGCAGCGTCGAGGACCCGTCGCTCGGCCCGGTGGTGTCGCTCTCGGTCGCCGGGGACGCCACGGACCTCCTGGACGACATCGCCTACGCCATCCCGCCGTTCAGCGAGACCGCCGCGGCCCGGCTGGTCGATACGCCGGCCTCCGCGGTCAAGCTGCGCGGCACGCGCGGGCTGCCCCGCGCCGATCGCGCGGCGCTCGCCGACCTCGTGGTCCGCATCGGCCTGCTCGCCGAGGACCTCCCCGAACTGGCCTCCCTCGAGCTGTATCCGGTGCTGGTCGCCCAGCACGGCACCACCGTCGTCGGCGCCCGGGCGCGGCTGGCCCCGGCCCCCAATCGCACCGACGGCACCCGGCGCGCGCTGTCCGGTCCGGCGGCCCTCTGA
- a CDS encoding uncharacterized AP superfamily protein (PFAM: Type I phosphodiesterase / nucleotide pyrophosphatase), whose translation MTAGAALEGWPADLLPPPFAAGKHPGLLDVIPPLLERPEPGRDLVVLLDGVGADLLAEHRALTPTLRRLESEITRVRTVAPSTTASAMVSLHTGAPPLRHGVLGYLTRDPRSGRSLNQLTGAPGTDPREWMPLPTPVESGTRRAVQVAPAKHEGSHLSGVAFRGWEFLGHGRGDRVQAVRTALHRAGPDGLVHLHVDDVDHAGHRHGVDSEPWRTALAEVDALVGALLRRLPRGTRIHLTADHGMVDTSPQHTIDLAAHPQLRRLVDEAAGEARALALHAVASEGADEELAQGLTQLLGERALVLRRAEVLDAGLLGPVGAVPERVAPRLPDVLVLARGRWSIDDFSRRPEHTRQMVGVHGSLTPAEAWVPLLHTEV comes from the coding sequence GTGACCGCCGGCGCGGCGCTCGAGGGCTGGCCCGCGGATCTGCTGCCGCCTCCCTTCGCCGCCGGGAAGCACCCCGGGCTGCTGGACGTGATCCCGCCGCTGCTCGAGCGGCCGGAACCGGGCCGCGACCTCGTGGTCCTGCTCGACGGCGTCGGCGCGGACCTGCTCGCCGAGCACCGCGCCCTCACCCCCACCCTCCGCCGCCTGGAATCCGAGATCACGCGGGTGCGCACGGTCGCGCCGAGCACCACCGCGAGCGCCATGGTCTCCCTCCACACGGGCGCGCCGCCGCTGCGCCACGGGGTGCTCGGCTATCTCACCCGCGATCCGCGCAGCGGGCGCAGCCTCAACCAGCTCACCGGCGCCCCGGGCACCGATCCGCGGGAGTGGATGCCGCTGCCCACCCCGGTCGAATCGGGCACCCGGCGCGCCGTGCAGGTGGCGCCCGCCAAGCACGAGGGCTCGCATCTCAGCGGCGTCGCGTTCCGCGGCTGGGAGTTCCTCGGCCACGGCCGCGGCGACCGGGTCCAGGCCGTGCGGACGGCGCTCCACCGCGCAGGGCCCGACGGCCTCGTCCACCTCCACGTCGACGACGTGGACCATGCCGGCCACCGGCACGGCGTCGATTCCGAACCGTGGAGGACAGCGCTCGCGGAGGTCGATGCCCTGGTCGGCGCGCTGTTGCGGCGCCTGCCGCGCGGCACCCGCATCCACCTGACCGCCGACCACGGCATGGTCGACACCTCGCCCCAGCACACCATCGACCTCGCCGCGCACCCGCAGCTGCGGCGGCTGGTGGACGAGGCGGCGGGGGAGGCGCGGGCGCTCGCGCTGCACGCCGTGGCCTCCGAGGGCGCCGATGAGGAGCTCGCGCAGGGCCTCACGCAGCTGCTGGGGGAGCGGGCGCTGGTGCTCCGGCGCGCCGAGGTGCTCGACGCCGGGCTGCTGGGTCCGGTCGGCGCAGTGCCGGAGAGGGTCGCTCCGCGGCTTCCGGACGTGCTCGTGCTCGCTCGCGGTCGCTGGAGCATCGACGACTTCTCCCGCCGCCCCGAGCACACCCGGCAGATGGTCGGCGTCCACGGCTCGCTGACGCCTGCGGAGGCCTGGGTGCCCCTGCTGCACACCGAGGTCTGA
- a CDS encoding DNA topoisomerase IV subunit A (PFAM: DNA gyrase/topoisomerase IV, subunit A; DNA gyrase C-terminal domain, beta-propeller): MMSCMARSRSTTPPAGDDAVEETIVDIDVTSEMESSFLEYAYSVIYSRALPDARDGLKPVQRRILYMMSEMGLRPEKGHVKSQRVVGEVMGKLHPHGDTAIYDALVRMAQSFNMRLPLVDGHGNFGSLDNGPAAPRYTEARLAPAALLMTDSLDEDVVDMVPNYDNQLLQPEVLPAQYPNLLVNGASGIAVGMATNMAPHNLVETIAAARHLIDHPEAELEELMRFVPGPDLPTGGRIVGLDGIRDAYRTGRGSFKMRATTRIENVTSRRKGIVVTELPYQVGPERLAEKLRDAVQSKKVQGITDYQDLTDRHHGLRLVLTVKSGFDPDAVLAQLYKFTPLEESFGINNVALVDGQPRTLGLKQMLEVFVGHRLEVVRRRTEHRLGKRRARLHLVEGLLLAIVDIDEVIQIVRQSDDAEIARTRLMQVFDLTQVQAEYILELRLRRLTRFSQIDLEAERDDLRREIERLEEILGSETVLRALVSEELAAVAAEHGDSRRTVLLEAAEKPAVVAGASLEVADEPCHVLLTGTGLIARVTGEEPVPREGPRGSHDVIVAGVHSTTRSEVGVVTDRGRVLRLSVVDLPSLAPTHGAPSLAGGTRLADLIDLERDEHALGLIRLAEADIARGGGIALGTRHGVVKRVQPEFPRSDGFEIISLKDGDAVVGVVDLEDDEDLDLAFITSDAQLLHFPSSGVRPQGRGAGGVAGIKLAAGAHVLSFGAIDVTAPADVVTVAGSSSTLPLLQTGSLKVTSLTEFPAKGRATAGMRCHRFLRGEDTLIGAWVVPHPARASSEAGQPIDLPEPTGRRDGSGTPVAVPIAAVG, translated from the coding sequence ATGATGTCCTGCATGGCCCGTTCACGCAGCACCACCCCGCCCGCCGGCGACGACGCAGTCGAGGAGACCATCGTCGACATCGACGTCACCAGTGAGATGGAGTCGTCCTTCCTCGAGTACGCGTACTCGGTGATCTATTCGCGGGCGCTGCCGGATGCGCGTGACGGCCTCAAGCCCGTGCAGCGGCGGATCCTCTACATGATGTCCGAGATGGGGCTGCGCCCCGAGAAGGGCCATGTCAAGAGCCAGCGCGTGGTCGGCGAGGTGATGGGCAAGCTCCACCCCCACGGCGACACCGCGATCTACGACGCCCTGGTGCGGATGGCGCAGAGCTTCAACATGCGACTGCCGCTGGTGGACGGGCACGGAAACTTCGGATCGCTGGACAACGGGCCCGCGGCCCCCCGGTACACGGAGGCCCGCCTCGCTCCGGCGGCGCTGCTGATGACGGACTCGCTGGACGAGGACGTCGTGGACATGGTGCCGAACTACGACAACCAGCTGCTCCAGCCCGAGGTGCTGCCCGCCCAGTACCCGAACCTCCTGGTCAACGGGGCGTCCGGCATCGCGGTGGGGATGGCCACGAACATGGCGCCCCACAACCTGGTCGAGACGATCGCCGCGGCCCGGCATCTGATCGATCATCCCGAGGCGGAGCTCGAGGAGCTGATGCGATTCGTGCCCGGCCCGGATCTGCCCACCGGAGGCCGGATCGTGGGTCTCGACGGCATCCGTGACGCGTACCGCACCGGCCGCGGATCGTTCAAGATGCGCGCCACCACGCGGATCGAGAACGTCACCTCCCGGCGCAAGGGCATCGTCGTCACCGAGCTGCCCTATCAGGTGGGCCCCGAGCGCCTGGCCGAGAAGCTGCGCGACGCGGTGCAGTCCAAGAAGGTCCAGGGCATCACCGACTACCAGGACCTCACCGACCGGCACCACGGTCTGCGCCTGGTGCTCACCGTGAAGTCCGGCTTCGACCCCGATGCCGTGCTGGCGCAGCTGTACAAGTTCACGCCGCTCGAGGAGTCCTTCGGGATCAACAACGTCGCCCTGGTGGACGGCCAGCCGCGCACGCTGGGCCTCAAGCAGATGCTCGAGGTGTTCGTCGGCCATCGGCTGGAGGTGGTGCGGCGCCGCACCGAGCACCGCCTGGGCAAGCGCAGGGCGCGCCTGCACCTGGTGGAGGGCCTGCTGCTGGCGATCGTCGACATCGACGAGGTCATCCAGATCGTGCGGCAGAGCGATGACGCGGAGATCGCCCGCACCCGCCTGATGCAGGTGTTCGACCTGACCCAGGTCCAGGCCGAGTACATCCTCGAGCTGCGGCTGCGCCGCCTGACCCGCTTCTCGCAGATCGACCTGGAGGCCGAGCGCGACGACCTGCGCCGCGAGATCGAGCGTCTCGAAGAGATCCTGGGCTCCGAGACGGTGCTGCGCGCGCTGGTCTCCGAGGAGCTCGCCGCGGTCGCCGCCGAGCACGGCGACTCCCGCCGCACCGTGCTGCTGGAGGCCGCGGAGAAGCCGGCCGTCGTCGCGGGCGCCTCCCTCGAGGTCGCCGACGAGCCCTGCCACGTGCTGCTGACGGGGACGGGGCTGATCGCCCGCGTCACCGGCGAGGAGCCGGTGCCGCGGGAGGGGCCGCGCGGCTCGCACGACGTGATCGTCGCCGGCGTCCATTCCACCACCCGGTCGGAGGTCGGCGTGGTGACGGACCGCGGCCGGGTGCTGCGCCTGTCGGTCGTGGACCTCCCCTCGCTCGCCCCGACGCACGGGGCGCCGTCGCTGGCGGGCGGCACCCGTCTGGCGGATCTCATCGATCTCGAGCGGGACGAGCACGCGCTGGGCCTGATCCGCCTGGCCGAGGCGGACATCGCGCGCGGCGGCGGGATCGCCCTGGGCACCCGCCATGGGGTCGTCAAACGCGTCCAGCCCGAGTTCCCGAGGTCCGACGGCTTCGAGATCATCTCCCTCAAGGACGGCGACGCCGTGGTGGGCGTGGTCGATCTGGAGGACGACGAGGATCTCGACCTGGCGTTCATCACCTCCGATGCCCAGCTGCTGCACTTCCCCTCCTCGGGCGTGCGGCCGCAGGGGCGCGGTGCCGGCGGGGTGGCGGGGATCAAGCTCGCCGCCGGGGCGCACGTGCTCTCCTTCGGCGCGATCGACGTCACCGCCCCGGCCGACGTGGTGACCGTCGCCGGCAGCTCGAGCACCCTGCCGCTGCTGCAGACCGGGTCGCTGAAGGTCACCTCCCTCACCGAGTTCCCCGCCAAGGGCCGTGCGACGGCCGGGATGCGCTGCCATCGCTTCCTGCGCGGCGAGGACACGCTGATCGGCGCCTGGGTGGTGCCGCATCCGGCACGCGCCTCCTCCGAGGCCGGCCAGCCGATCGACCTGCCCGAGCCCACCGGGCGCCGGGACGGCTCCGGCACGCCGGTCGCGGTGCCGATCGCCGCCGTCGGATGA